A section of the Acomys russatus chromosome 10, mAcoRus1.1, whole genome shotgun sequence genome encodes:
- the Tas2r4 gene encoding taste receptor type 2 member 4 → MLWELYLFVFAASVVFNFVGIIANLFIIVVIYKTWVKNHRISSSDRILFSLAIARFLTLGLFLLNTVYISASAERSVYFSTFFLLCWKFLDSNSLWLVTLLNSLYCVKITNFQNPVFLLLKRAISVKTTSLLLACLLISAFTTLLYLVLMQISRFPERLTGRNDTLFDLSEGVLTLAASLVLSSLLQFMLNVTFASLLIHSLRRHIRKMQRNTSSFWTPQTEAHVGATRLMICFLVLYIPYSVAAVLYFPFSARKNLRAQAVCMMVTAAYPPGHSALLIVTHHTLKAKAKKMFCFYR, encoded by the coding sequence ATGCTTTGGGAgctgtatttatttgtgtttgctgCCTCggtagtttttaattttgtaggAATCATTGCAAATCTATTCATCATAGTGGTCATTTATAAGACTTGGGTCAAAAATCACAGAATCTCCTCTTCGGATAGGATCCTCTTCAGTTTGGCCATCGCTCGATTCCTGACTCTGGGCTTGTTTCTACTGAACACTGTCTATATTTCTGCAAGTGCTGAAAGGTCAGTCTATTTCTCTACATTTTTTCTATTGTGCTGGAAGTTTCTGGATTCCAACAGTCTCTGGCTAGTGACCTTGCTGAACAGCTTGTATTGTGTGAAGATTACTAATTTCCAAAACCCGGTGTTTCTTCTGTTGAAAAGGGCTATCTCTGTGAAGAccaccagcctgttgctggcCTGTCTTTTGATTTCCGCCTTCACCACTCTCCTGTATCTTGTGCTCATGCAGATATCACGTTTTCCTGAACGCCTAACTGGGAGGAATGACACGTTATTTGACCTCAGTGAGGGCGTCTTGACCTTAGCAGCCTCCCTGGTCTTGAGCTCACTATTACAGTTTATGCTCAACGTGACTTTCGCCTCCTTGTTAATACATTCCTTGAGAAGACATATACGGAAGATGCAGAGAAACACGAGCAGCTTCTGGACTCCGCAGACGGAGGCTCACGTGGGCGCCACGCGGCTGATGATCTGTTTCCTCGTGCTCTACATCCCTTACTCAGTTGCTGCCGtgctctattttcctttctctgcacGGAAAAACCTGAGGGCCCAGGCCGTCTGCATGATGGTTACCGCCGCTTACCCTCCTGGGCATTCAGCCCTCCTCATCGTCACACACCATACACTGAAAGCTAAAGCAAAGAAGATGTTCTGTTTCTACAGGTAG
- the Tas2r3 gene encoding taste receptor type 2 member 3: MLGFAEGVFLVLVLTEFILGNLVNGFVGLVNGNHWFKNKKVSLSDFIIASLALFRVILLWIIFIDSLIIVFSYHTHDSGIMMQLIDVCWIFTNHFSIWLISCLSVFYCLKIASFSHPTFLWLKWRVSRVVVGMMWAALLLSFACTMSLMNEFKIYSVVRGSRDTPNMTEYIRLKKNEYDLVHVLGNLWNLPPLVVSLAASFLLLLSLRKHTQQMQQYSIGSRDQRTEAHERAIRIIFSYLLLLLLYFLSILILAFSRFLPATKVARIVGVVITMSYLVGDSFILILCNNKLKQIFMAMLPFECGHLKPKSKEVSAS, translated from the coding sequence ATGTTAGGATTCGCTGAAGGGGTGTTTCTGGTTCTGGTTCTGACTGAATTTATTCTTGGAAATCTGGTGAATGGTTTCGTTGGGTTGGTCAATGGCAACCACTGGTTCAAGAACAAGAAAGTTTCTTTGTCTGACTTCATCATTGCTAGCTTGGCCCTCTTCAGGGTCATTCTGCTGTGGATCATCTTCATTGATAGCCTTATAATAGTGTTCTCTTACCACACCCATGACTCAGGGATAATGATGCAACTTATCGATGTTTGCTGGATATTTACAAACCACTTCAGTATTTGGCTTATCTCTTGTCTCAGTGTTTTCTACTGCCTGAAAATAGCCAGTTTCTCCCACCCCACATTCCTCTGGCTCAAATGGAGAGTTTCCAGAGTGGTTGTTGGGATGATGTGGGCTGCACTGCTCTTATCCTTTGCCTGTACCATGTCTCTGATGAATGAATTTAAGATCTATTCTGTTGTCCGTGGAAGCAGAGACACACCAAATATGACAGAGTACATCAgattgaagaaaaatgaatatgatCTGGTACATGTTCTTGGAAACCTGTGGAATCTTCCTCCCTTAGTTGTTTCCCTGGCTGCCTCCTTTCTGCTCCTTCTCTCTCTAAGGAAGCACACACAACAGATGCAGCAATACAGTATTGGCTCCAGAGATCAGAGAACTGAGGCTCATGAAAGAGCCATCAGAATCATCTTCTCCTACCTCTTACTCCTCCTACTCTACTTTCTTTCCATTCTAATTTTGGCATTCAGTCGTTTCCTACCAGCAACTAAGGTTGCCAGGATAGTTGGTGTAGTGATTACAATGTCATACCTTGTTGGGGACTCGTTTATACTCATTCTGTGCAACAACAAACTGAAGCAGATATTTATGGCGATGCTTCCATTTGAGTGTGGTCATCTGAAGCCTAAATCTAAGGAAGTCTCTGCTTCATAA
- the Ssbp1 gene encoding single-stranded DNA-binding protein, mitochondrial isoform X1, with translation MFRRPVLQVFHQFVRHESEVASSLVLERSMNRVQLLGRVGQDPVMRQVEGKNPVTIFSLATNEMWRSGDNEAYQMGDISQKTTWHRISVFRPGLRDVAYQYVKKGARIFVEGKVDYGEYMDKNNVRRQATTIIADNIIFLSDQTKEKA, from the exons ATGTTTCGAAGACCTGTGTTACAG gtATTTCATCAGTTTGTAAGGCATGAATCTGAAGTAGCCAGCAGTTTGGTTCTTGAAAGAT CTATGAATCGTGTTCAGTTGCTTGGGCGAGTAGGTCAGGACCCCGTCATGAGACAGGTGGAAGGTAAAAATCCAGTCACAATATTTTCTCTCGCAACAAATGAGATGTGGCGATCAGGGGACAATGAAGCATACCAAATGG GTGACATCAGTCAAAAGACAACATGGCACAGAATATCAGTGTTTCGACCAGGACTCAGAGATGTGGCTTATCAGTATGTGAAAAAGGG GGCTCGTATATTTGTGGAAGGGAAAGTGGACTACGGTGAATACATGGACAAAAACAATGTGAGACGACAAGCAACAACCATCATAGCTG ataaCATCATATTTCTGAGtgaccaaacaaaagaaaaggcatag
- the Ssbp1 gene encoding single-stranded DNA-binding protein, mitochondrial isoform X2 produces the protein MFRRPVLQVFHQFVRHESEVASSLVLERSMNRVQLLGRVGQDPVMRQVEGDISQKTTWHRISVFRPGLRDVAYQYVKKGARIFVEGKVDYGEYMDKNNVRRQATTIIADNIIFLSDQTKEKA, from the exons ATGTTTCGAAGACCTGTGTTACAG gtATTTCATCAGTTTGTAAGGCATGAATCTGAAGTAGCCAGCAGTTTGGTTCTTGAAAGAT CTATGAATCGTGTTCAGTTGCTTGGGCGAGTAGGTCAGGACCCCGTCATGAGACAGGTGGAAG GTGACATCAGTCAAAAGACAACATGGCACAGAATATCAGTGTTTCGACCAGGACTCAGAGATGTGGCTTATCAGTATGTGAAAAAGGG GGCTCGTATATTTGTGGAAGGGAAAGTGGACTACGGTGAATACATGGACAAAAACAATGTGAGACGACAAGCAACAACCATCATAGCTG ataaCATCATATTTCTGAGtgaccaaacaaaagaaaaggcatag
- the Ssbp1 gene encoding single-stranded DNA-binding protein, mitochondrial isoform X3: MNRVQLLGRVGQDPVMRQVEGKNPVTIFSLATNEMWRSGDNEAYQMGDISQKTTWHRISVFRPGLRDVAYQYVKKGARIFVEGKVDYGEYMDKNNVRRQATTIIADNIIFLSDQTKEKA; encoded by the exons ATGAATCGTGTTCAGTTGCTTGGGCGAGTAGGTCAGGACCCCGTCATGAGACAGGTGGAAGGTAAAAATCCAGTCACAATATTTTCTCTCGCAACAAATGAGATGTGGCGATCAGGGGACAATGAAGCATACCAAATGG GTGACATCAGTCAAAAGACAACATGGCACAGAATATCAGTGTTTCGACCAGGACTCAGAGATGTGGCTTATCAGTATGTGAAAAAGGG GGCTCGTATATTTGTGGAAGGGAAAGTGGACTACGGTGAATACATGGACAAAAACAATGTGAGACGACAAGCAACAACCATCATAGCTG ataaCATCATATTTCTGAGtgaccaaacaaaagaaaaggcatag